One stretch of Cololabis saira isolate AMF1-May2022 chromosome 15, fColSai1.1, whole genome shotgun sequence DNA includes these proteins:
- the LOC133460645 gene encoding fatty acid-binding protein, liver-like, producing the protein MDFSGTWKVYSEENLDEFLKAVGAPEMVIKMRKDVKPVMVIEQNGKDITCTMKTPIVTRVHTFTVGKESEILSLQGNKIKCTVREEDGKLIYETDKFRSVREIQGDEMIEVS; encoded by the exons ATGGACTTCAGTGGAACCTGGAAAGTTTATTCTGAGGAAAACCTCGATGAGTTTCTGAAAGCTGTGG GTGCACCTGAGATGGTTATCAAGATGCGGAAGGATGTGAAGCCCGTGATGGTGATAGAGCAGAACGGTAAAGACATCACCTGCACGATGAAGACTCCGATTGTCACGCGAGTCCACACCTTCACCGTCGGGAAGGAGTCTGAAattctctctctgcagggcaACAAAATAaag TGCACTGTCAGAGAGGAAGATGGGAAGCTGATTTATGAGACTGACAAGTTCAGGTCCGTCCGGGAGATCCAAGGGGACGAAATGATCGAGGTGAGCTGA
- the LOC133460632 gene encoding tubulin alpha-1B chain-like, whose translation MRECISVHVGQAGVQIGNACWELYCLEHGIQPDGQTRSDKTVGGGDDSFNTFFSETGAGKHVPRAVFVDLEPTVIDEVRSGTYRQLFHPEQLITGKEDAANNYARGHYTIGKEIIDLVLDRIRKLADQCTGLQGFLVFHSFGGGTGSGFTSLLMERLSVDYGKKSKLEFSIYPAPQVSTAVVEPYNSVLTTHTTLEHSDCAFMVDNEAIYDICRRNLDIERPTYTNLNRLISQIVSSITASLRFAGALNVDLTEFQTNLVPYPRIHFPLATYAPVISAEKAYHEQLTVAEITNACFEPANQMVKCDPRHGKYMACCLLYRGDVVPKDVNAAIATIKTKRSIQFVDWCPTGFKVGINYQPPTVVPGGDLAKVQRALCMLSNTTAIAEAWARLNHKFDLMYAKRAFVHWYVGEGMEEGEFSEAREDMAALEKDYEEVGVDSVDDGGEEEAGEY comes from the exons ATG CGTGAGTGTATCTCGGTGCACGTGGGCCAGGCCGGTGTTCAGATTGGAAATGCATGCTGGGAGCTTTACTGCCTGGAGCACGGCATCCAGCCGGACGGACAGACCCGAAGTGACAAGACAGTCGGCGGAGGAGACGACTCCTTCAACACCTTCTTCAGTGAAACTGGAGCTGGAAAACACGTGCCGAGAGCCGTCTTTGTGGACCTGGAGCCCACCGTCATCG ATGAGGTGCGGTCGGGGAcctaccgtcagctgttccaccCCGAGCAGCTGATCACTGGCAAGGAGGATGCTGCCAACAACTACGCCCGCGGACACTACACCATCGGGAAAGAGATCAtagacctggttctggaccggatCCGGAAACTG GCGGACCAGTGCACCGGCCTGCAGGGCTTCCTGGTGTTCCACAGCTTCGGCGGGGGCACCGGCTCTGGTTTCACCTCCCTGCTGATGGAGCGTCTGTCCGTGGACTACGGCAAGAAGTCCAAGCTGGAGTTCTCCATCTACCCGGCCCCCCAGGTGTCCACAGCGGTGGTGGAGCCGTACAACTCCGTCCTGACCACCCACACCACCCTGGAGCACTCCGACTGCGCCTTCATGGTGGACAACGAGGCCATCTACGACATCTGCCGCAGGAACCTGGACATCGAGCGTCCCACCTACACCAACCTGAACCGGCTCATCAGTCAGATCGTGTCCTCCATCACCGCCTCCCTCCGCTTCGCCGGCGCCCTCAACGTGGATCTGACGGAGTTCCAGACCAACCTGGTGCCGTATCCCCGGATCCACTTCCCTCTGGCCACCTACGCCCCCGTCATCTCGGCGGAGAAGGCCTACCACGAGCAGCTGACCGTAGCTGAGATCACCAACGCCTGCTTCGAGCCGGCCAACCAGATGGTGAAGTGCGACCCTCGCCACGGCAAGTACATGGCCTGCTGCCTGCTGTACCGCGGAGACGTGGTGCCCAAAGACGTCAACGCCGCCATAGCAACCATCAAAACCAAGCGCAGCATCCAGTTCGTGGACTGGTGCCCCACCGGCTTCAAGGTGGGCATCAACTACCAGCCCCCCACCGTGGTTCCcgggggagacctggccaaggtgCAGAGGGCTTTGTGCATGCTGAGCAACACCACCGCCATCGCCGAGGCCTGGGCTCGGCTCAACCACAAGTTTGACCTGATGTACGCCAAGCGGGCCTTCGTCCACTGGTACGTGGGGGAGGGGATGGAGGAGGGGGAGTTCTCCGAGGCCCGGGAGGACATGGCGGCTCTGGAGAAGGATTAcgaggaggtgggagttgacAGCGTTGAtgatggaggagaggaagaggcagGGGAATATTAA